The Pseudarthrobacter sp. BIM B-2242 region CTCATCATCTATTCGTCCCTTCTGGCCATCCCCACTGAAATCTATGAAGCCGCCCGCCTGGACGGTGCCAGCAACTTCCAAATCGCTTGGCAGATCAAGGTTCCGCTGGTGGTGCCCGCCATCATCCTCACCGGCGTCTTCTCCATCATCGGTACGCTCCAGCTGCTCGCCAAGCCCCAGACCCTGCGCAGCTTCAGCTCAGCCATCAGCAGCACGTTCACCCCCAACCTGGCGGTGTACACCACAGCCTCGGTCCCGAACTACAACCTGGCCGCAGCATTCTCGGTGGTGCTGGCGCTGGCCACATTCGTTCTTTCATTCGTCTTCCTCAAGGCAACCCAGCGGAAGGTCTCCCAGTGAGTGCAGCAGCGGCAACGGCCACAGAAAGTTCGCCTACCCCCGGTCAGGCCAACCCCCGCGGTCCACGGCACAGCATCATGTCCCGCAGCGCAGCGATGCTCATCATGGGGGTCTTCACGCTCTACTTCCTGACCCCCATCTGGTGGCTCCTGGTTTCCTCCTCCAAGACCGGCGGCGAGATCACAAGCACCGCGCCGCTGTGGTTCACCGCGGATTCCACGTCCACGTTCCTGGCCAACCTGGGCAGCCTCTTCACCTATGGCGACGGCGTTTTCGGACGCTGGCTGGCCAACAGCGCCCTGTACGCGGGGCTCGGTGCCCTGCTGGGAACGCTCATCGCCGCAATGTGCGGCTATGCCCTGGCAAAGTACGAGTTCCGCGGCCGGGAGGCCATCTTCAACATCGTGCTCAGTGGTGTGCTGGTTCCCGCCACTGCCCTGGCCCTGCCGCTGTTCCTGATCTTCAGCGAAGTGAAACTGACAAACACCTTGTGGGCCGTGTTCCTGCCCAGCCTGGTCAGTCCCTTCGGCGTCTATCTCGCGCGGATTTACGCGGCGGCCAGCGTTCCCACCGAACTCCTGGAGGCGGCCCGGCTCGACGGTTCCTCGGAAATCCGGACGTTCTTCACCGTCTCCACCAGGCTCATGGCACCGGCGCTCGTGACCATCTTCCTGTTCCAGTTTGTCGCCATCTGGAATAACTTCTTCCTGCCCCTGATCATGCTTCGCGATCAGGTGCTGTTCCCCGTGACCCTTGGCCTTTACGCCTGGAACAGCCAGATCAGCCAGATTCCCGAACTCCGCGTCCTGGTGATCGTCGGCGCACTCGTCTCGATCCTCCCGCTCATCGGAACGTTCCTTGCGCTTCAGCGCTTCTGGAGCAGCGGGCTTGGCGCTGGAAGCGTCAAGTAGCTCCCCCGCCATCCCCCAAAAAACGTCCTGCGGCGGCCGCCACGGGAACACCCCATTGATAGGAAAAGAAATGCGCGCGCATTACGGAAAAGCCACTGCAGCCTTTGCCATCGCTTCAGCGCTGGCCCTCGCCGGCTGCTCCGGCGGGAGCGGCGAAGGAGGCACAACGGCCGACGCGGCCGCAGCCTCCTGCGAGCCGGCTTCCGGCCCGGTCGAACTGACCTTCACCACGTGGGTTCCAGGCATGGACAAAGTGGTGGACCTCTGGAATAAGGAAAACGAGAACATCCAGGTCAAGGTGCAGACCGGCCCCAACGGCAACTCGGGAACGTACCAGAACTTCTTCAACCAGCTGCAGGCCGGGAACGCCCCGGACCTTGGCCAGATCGAGTACGACGCACTGCCCAACTTCCGCGTCCAGGACGGCCTGGAGAACATCGCTGCCTGCGAGGGTGTGGCCGGCGCCAAGGACAAGTTTGTGGACTGGACCTGGGGCCAGGTCACCTTCAATGAGGCGGACGCCGTCTATGCAGTCCCGCAGGACAGCGGCCCCATGGCCATGTTCTACCGTGCCGACCTCTTCAAGGAGGCGGGCATCAAGGTTCCCACCACCTGGGACGAATACGCTGCCGCCGCTGAGCAGATCAGGGCCCGCGGTTCCTACATCACCAACTTCCCGCGCGGCGACGTCAACTGGTTCGCCGGCAACGTGTGGCAGGCCGGCGGGCAGTGGTTCTCCAGCGCCAATGACCAGTGGGAGGTAAAACTGACCGGGGAGGAGTCCGCGAAGGTAGCCACTTACTGGCAGGACCTGCTGGCAAAGAAGCAGGTCTCCACGCTGCCGTCCTTCTCGGACGAGTGGAACGCTTCCTTCAATGAAGGCCAGCAGTGGACCTGGGTCTCCGCAGTGTGGGGCGCCTCAACACTGGCAAGCGGCGCTCCGGACACCGCAGGCAAGTGGGCCGTTGCCCCCATGCCGCAGTGGGAACAGGGCGGCAAGGCGGCCGGCAACTGGGGCGGCTCCTCCACCGCTGTCCTCAAGGGTTCCAAGCACCCCTATGAGGCGTCCAAGTTTGCACTGTGGCTGAACACCGATCCTGAAGCCCTTGCCCTGGCCAACGAACTGGGCGGCCTCTACCCCGCGGCCAAGTCGGCCACTGACCTGGACGCATTCACCGGCGGCGTGGACTATTTTGGCGGCCAGAAGATCTATGAAGTGTTTGCCGAGGCTTCCGCGAACGTAGATCCGAACTTCACGTGGGGCCCCACCATGACGCAGACCTACACGGACGTCTCGGACGGATTCGGCAAGGCCGCCGGCGGCAGCGGAACCCTCCTGGACGCGCTCCGGAACGGTGAGAAGAAGACAATTGATTCGCTGAAGTCCCAGTCCATCCCCGTCAAGGAGTGACTCTTCGGGTTGTAACTTAGCCCTGAGTTCCTGACAGGCAATCCACCGCCTCCGCAGCCCGCGGAGGTGGTGGATTGCTGTTTAAGGAACCACCGGAAGCCGCGGAAAAGGCTCACGGGGGGGGTTTCAGGGACAGCCGCAGGACTGGCGGACGAGCAGTTTCGTGGGAAAAATCCTGTGCCGCGGCTTTTCCCCACGGGCGGCACCCACCAGTGCCGCCACGGCGGCTTCCGCCATGGCAGCAACAGGCTGCTCCACCGTGGTCAGCGGCGGCCACGAGTATTCAGCCTCGATGGAACCGTCAAATGACACCACGGCCACCTCACCCGGAATCGCCAACCCGGCTTCATGCACGGCACGCAACAGGCCCACCGCCTGGGTGTCAGAAGTAGCAAAGATGGCAGTGGGCCTGTTCACTGAGGCAACCAGGCGTTGCCCGGCAAGGTAACCGCCGGGCCAGGTGAAGCCGCTGTAGACAATGGGACCTTCAGGCAACCCTGCGTCCTGCAGCGCCTGGCGCCAGCCCACCTCGCGGCCGTCGGTGCTGCCCGACACGTTGGTTCCCATCGCCAGGCCGATGTTTGTGTGGCCGTGGCCAATGAGGTGTTCGACGGCGATCCGGGCGCCGGCGGCTAGGTCCACGCCAATACTGTTGAACCCCGGCGCGTCCCGCTCCTGGTTAAGCAGGACCGCCGGGATGTCAGCCCGCTCCAGGACTTCAAGATCGGGTTCGAAGAGCACGCTGGCCAGCAGCACCCCGTCCACTTGCCGGGCCGCAAGGTTGCGGATGTTGCGCCGCTCCTTGGCGAGGTTGCCGTCGGAATTACTGAGTACCAGGGCATAGCCGAGCTCCGCGGCGGCATCCTCCACCGCGTGGGCGAACAGCGAGAAGAACGGGTTGGTGTTGTCCGGGATGATCAGGCCCAGCGTCTCGCTGGAACCCAGCTTGAGGGCCCTGGCGGCCGCGTTGGGCCGGTAGCCCAGCACCCGGATGGCATCCTGCACCTTGGCTTCGGTGGCCGGAGCGACTTTCTTGGGCCCGCCGTTGACCACGTAGCTGACGACGGCGGTGCTGACGCCGGCGTACCGGGCAACATCCTTGCGGGTCACAGGGCCACGCGGAGCCTGCACTGCGGGAGTGGTCATGGTGTTCATGCTAACCGCCTGACTTTCGACCGGGAGCACACCCGGCGAGCGCTCCGCGTCAGAGCCCAGTGTCCCACCTGCAATCTACTCGAGTCAACACGCCATCAATTGGAAGAATCCCGCTTGTTAGCAGCCGGAAAAACACTGTTGCGATCCTCGATCTACTCGTGTAGATTCATCGGCAGTTGTTATCCACATCACAGTCCAGGAAAGGGTCGACGATGACCACCCTTGCCAAACCCACACGAACCGCCCGGCCGCAGACGGGCGCACCGAGCCCCCGCGGCGGCTACCGCCGGCTCGGTGACCTGAAGATCGCCCTCCTCTTCATCGCCCCGGCCATGATCGGTTTCACTTTCTTTTACGTCGTGCCCACCATCCGTGGCGTGTACCTGAGCTTCACCGAATACAGCATCCTCGGCGACCCCGAATGGGTGGGCCTGGACAACTACACGGCCCTCGCCACGGACCCGCTGTTCTGGAATTCACTGGCCGTGACCGGCCAATACGTCTTCCTCAACATCGTTCTTCAGACGGCCTTGGCCCTGGGCCTGGCCCTGCTGATGCACCAGGTGGCCAAGTCCACGCTGGTCCGGGGCGCGCTGCTGCTGCCGTACCTGATGTCCAACGTCATCGCGGCGCTGCTCTGGTTCTGGATGCTCGATTACCAGATCGGCGTGGTGAACCAGTTCATCGAATGGGCAGGCATCCCCCGCATCGCTTTCTTTGGCAGCGAGGAGTGGGCCATCCCCACCCAGGCCCTGATCAACACGTGGCGCCACATGGGCTACACGGCACTGCTGATCTTCGCCGGCCTGCAGGCCATCCCCCACCACGTCTATGAGGTGGCCAAGCTGGACGGCGCTTCCCCGTTCCAGACCTTCCGCAAGATCACCATTCCGCTGCTGCGGCCGGTGCTGGTCCTTGTCCTGGTGGTTACCGTGATCGGTTCGTTCCAGGTCTTCGACACCG contains the following coding sequences:
- a CDS encoding carbohydrate ABC transporter permease; translation: MSRSAAMLIMGVFTLYFLTPIWWLLVSSSKTGGEITSTAPLWFTADSTSTFLANLGSLFTYGDGVFGRWLANSALYAGLGALLGTLIAAMCGYALAKYEFRGREAIFNIVLSGVLVPATALALPLFLIFSEVKLTNTLWAVFLPSLVSPFGVYLARIYAAASVPTELLEAARLDGSSEIRTFFTVSTRLMAPALVTIFLFQFVAIWNNFFLPLIMLRDQVLFPVTLGLYAWNSQISQIPELRVLVIVGALVSILPLIGTFLALQRFWSSGLGAGSVK
- a CDS encoding ABC transporter substrate-binding protein → MRAHYGKATAAFAIASALALAGCSGGSGEGGTTADAAAASCEPASGPVELTFTTWVPGMDKVVDLWNKENENIQVKVQTGPNGNSGTYQNFFNQLQAGNAPDLGQIEYDALPNFRVQDGLENIAACEGVAGAKDKFVDWTWGQVTFNEADAVYAVPQDSGPMAMFYRADLFKEAGIKVPTTWDEYAAAAEQIRARGSYITNFPRGDVNWFAGNVWQAGGQWFSSANDQWEVKLTGEESAKVATYWQDLLAKKQVSTLPSFSDEWNASFNEGQQWTWVSAVWGASTLASGAPDTAGKWAVAPMPQWEQGGKAAGNWGGSSTAVLKGSKHPYEASKFALWLNTDPEALALANELGGLYPAAKSATDLDAFTGGVDYFGGQKIYEVFAEASANVDPNFTWGPTMTQTYTDVSDGFGKAAGGSGTLLDALRNGEKKTIDSLKSQSIPVKE
- a CDS encoding LacI family DNA-binding transcriptional regulator; its protein translation is MTTPAVQAPRGPVTRKDVARYAGVSTAVVSYVVNGGPKKVAPATEAKVQDAIRVLGYRPNAAARALKLGSSETLGLIIPDNTNPFFSLFAHAVEDAAAELGYALVLSNSDGNLAKERRNIRNLAARQVDGVLLASVLFEPDLEVLERADIPAVLLNQERDAPGFNSIGVDLAAGARIAVEHLIGHGHTNIGLAMGTNVSGSTDGREVGWRQALQDAGLPEGPIVYSGFTWPGGYLAGQRLVASVNRPTAIFATSDTQAVGLLRAVHEAGLAIPGEVAVVSFDGSIEAEYSWPPLTTVEQPVAAMAEAAVAALVGAARGEKPRHRIFPTKLLVRQSCGCP
- a CDS encoding carbohydrate ABC transporter permease — protein: MTTLAKPTRTARPQTGAPSPRGGYRRLGDLKIALLFIAPAMIGFTFFYVVPTIRGVYLSFTEYSILGDPEWVGLDNYTALATDPLFWNSLAVTGQYVFLNIVLQTALALGLALLMHQVAKSTLVRGALLLPYLMSNVIAALLWFWMLDYQIGVVNQFIEWAGIPRIAFFGSEEWAIPTQALINTWRHMGYTALLIFAGLQAIPHHVYEVAKLDGASPFQTFRKITIPLLRPVLVLVLVVTVIGSFQVFDTVAVTTQGGPVNATRVIQYYIYQRAFTESDFGYGSAIAVILFLILALVAFIQMKFLKGNESDLD